The Natribaculum luteum genome contains the following window.
CCTCGAGGTTCTCCGGCGGGACGGGATCCTCGAGCCACCAGACGTCGTACTCCTCGATCGCCTCCGCGAGACGCTTCGCGCTGCCCCCGGAGAACGTCCAGTGGCAGTCGAACGCGACGTCGGCACGATCTTTGACGCGCTCGGTCACCTGCTCGACGATCTCGGCTTTGTGCCGGATTTCGCCGGGGCGGAGGTGGCGGTTCGCGCGGTCCTTCTCGAGGCCCGAGGGGACGTCGAGGTCGAACTTCAGCGCGTCGTAGCCAAGCTCCTCGACGACGCGCTCGGCCTCGTCGGCGCAGGCCTCGGGGTCTGCTTCCTCCTCGGTGTGGCAGTCGCAGTAGACGCGCATGTGGTCGCGGTACTTGCCACCGAGGAGCTGGTAGGCCGGCACCTCGAGGATCTTGCCCGCCAGATCGTGTAGGGCGATCTCGATGCCGGAAATCGCGGTGACGGTAACGCCCTCGACGCTCCCTTCGCCGGACATCTTCTGGACAAGGTGCTCGTAGAGCCGATCGATGTCGAGCGGATTCTCGCCGACGACGAACGGCTTCATCCGCTCGACGAGTTCGGGAACGCCCGCACCCCAGTAGGCTTCGCCGGTGCCGACGATCCCCGCGTCGGTGTAGACGCGCACGAGCGTCCACGGGAAGTTCCCGTCGACCATCGTCGTCTGGACGTCCGTGATCTCGACGTCGCGCCCACCGCCGCGCTCGCGCGTGACGTCCATCGTCTCGGCCGAGAGATCGCGCATCGTGTACTCCGCGTTGGGATCCCGGAGCTGTGAGTAGTCGACTCCCATGGTGTTACGTTGACTCGGACAGTAGTAAAACCTTCACGTTCGTTTTAGCTGATCGGTCCGAATCGACTGAGCGTGTGCGTTCTGACGAGACCGCCATGACGAGAATCGTACGCGACCGAGTGCCGTCAGTGCTCTCCCTGCATACCCTCGAGTGACGCCGCCGTCGTCACTCGAGCCAGTCGACGACCACCTCGAGCGGGGCGTCGAACCCCCCAGCCTGTGCGAATCGGTCCGACCCGCCGCCACCGCCGCCGAACTCGTCGGTGAGGTCGTCGACGATCGCCGCCGCCGAGCGCGACCCGGCCGATCCGACCGCCGCGAACGGCGCTCCCTCGCCGCCGACGAGGACGACCACGTCGGCGACGTCTCCGGCGCGCTCGCGTGCGACCTCGGCCGCGTCGTCGGACGAGACGTCCTCGAGCGCCGTCACCAGCCACTGCTCGCCGTCTCGCTCCAGGCGGTCCGCACGTTCGAGGCGCGTCTCGATCATCTCCCGACGGAGCGTCCGCACGTCGTCGGCGAGCGCGTCACGTTCCTCGATCACACGCTCGAGTTCGTCGGAAACGTCCGCGATCCCGACGCCGAGGGCGTCCTTGGCAGCCAGGGTCGTCTGCTTCTCGGTCGTGCGGCGCTCGATGGCGCGCGGACCGACTGCGAATTCGACCCGCGTCAGCCCCTCGCCGGGGTTCGACCGATCGAGGACGGTCACTGGCCCGATTTCGCGCGTGTTTCGGACGTGGGTCCCGCCACAGGCCGCGACGTCCCACGGATCGGACGAGTCGTTGGCGTCGCCGTTGTCGTCCTCGCTCCCGATCGTGACGATCCGAACGTCGTCGCCGGTGAACGCCTCCTCCTCGGTCGCGTCGTTGAACGCGATCGCCTCGCGTTCACGCGCCCCGTCGACCGGAATCGACGTCCAGGAGACCGGCCGCGACTCCCAGACTGCGCGGTTGACCAGCCGATCGAGTTCGACCAGCACCTCGTCGTCGACCGTCGTACTCGTCTCGAGGTCGACCCGGACTTTCTCCTCGCCGATGTCGAACCCGCCGTAGCCGAGGTCGGAGAGGAGCCGCCGCCCCGCACCGTACAGTGCGTGGCTGGCGGTGTGTGCTCGCATGCAGTACATCCGGAACGACCAGTCGATCGAACACAGGACGCGAGCACCCGCGCGAAACGACGGCTCCGTCTCGAGGATGTGGACGTGTTCGCCGTCGACGAGCTGGACGTCCTCGACGGCGACGTCGCCAATCTGCCCGCGGTCGGCGGGCTGGCCGCCGCTCTCGGCGTAGAAGTAGGTCGTCTCGAGTCGGACCTCCCGTCCGTCGACTGTCGACACTTCGGTCTCGAAGCGCGTGGTGTACGGCTCCGCTGCTGCCCGTTGGCCACTCATCGGTACCACTCTGCACGCCTCGGATAAAAGTCTGCTCGCCGACCGCCGTTACTGCCGGAAACCGGCAGGTGGCTACTCCGCGAGATCGACGTCGAGGTGCTCCTCTAGGGCGTCGATCAACCCGCCGCCGACGCCAGCCTGGGTCGCACGGCCCTGTTCGATCGCCAGCAGGTCGGCCTCGCGGGCACCGAGTTCCGCCGCGAGTTCTTCGCGCTGGAGGCCGGCGTCCTGGCGCGCCTCGACCAGTCGGTCGCCGTAGTTCGAGACGAGATACGGGAGCGGGTCGTCGTCGTAGTTCGTCCCCTCGCGTTCCCAGTGTTCGGAGTCGCCGTCCCAGACCGGGTTCGCCTTCGCGACGTTCTGGGCTGCGCGTTTCTTGCGACTCGTCTCCTCGCGTGCGTCGCTCGCGCTCGAGCCACCTCGAGTTGCACCGTGGTTGGCGTCGTCGTGGGGAGCGCAGTCGGGACAGACCTCGAGTTCGGCACCGGCGATCGTCGCCGTGCGCAGCGACTCGCTCTCGGCACCGCAGAGTTCGCAGGTCGTCCCACCGCCACCCGACGAAGCGCCCGTCGAGTACTTGGCCATGGCAGAGTTTGGCACCAACGACATTTGAATACACCGCTCGACGAGCACGAGTGTTACCCCCACACAGTCACGGAGCCAAAGGAAAGGGCTTTTATAATCACACTGGATACGATTGAGTGCAGAAAGAGAACGCGAGCGTGGGTAGCCAAGCCAGGCCAACGGCGCAGCGTTGAGGGCGCTGTCCCGTAGGGGTCCGCCGGTTCAAATCCGGTCCCACGCATCGCAACGGCGCGGCTGACGTCGTGCCACTCGATGCGGGTGATTTCCCTTCGCGGACATCACCCACGCACAACTTACTTCCGATGCAACGCTCGAGAGCGACGGCGCTGTCCGTCGGGGCCCACTGGAATCTCGTTCCGGGACAGTAACCGCTTTCCCGACCGGGTCCTACCTGCCCGACATGGAGTACGTCACTCGAGAGCGCGTTCCGCTCTTGA
Protein-coding sequences here:
- a CDS encoding alanine--tRNA ligase-related protein; amino-acid sequence: MSGQRAAAEPYTTRFETEVSTVDGREVRLETTYFYAESGGQPADRGQIGDVAVEDVQLVDGEHVHILETEPSFRAGARVLCSIDWSFRMYCMRAHTASHALYGAGRRLLSDLGYGGFDIGEEKVRVDLETSTTVDDEVLVELDRLVNRAVWESRPVSWTSIPVDGAREREAIAFNDATEEEAFTGDDVRIVTIGSEDDNGDANDSSDPWDVAACGGTHVRNTREIGPVTVLDRSNPGEGLTRVEFAVGPRAIERRTTEKQTTLAAKDALGVGIADVSDELERVIEERDALADDVRTLRREMIETRLERADRLERDGEQWLVTALEDVSSDDAAEVARERAGDVADVVVLVGGEGAPFAAVGSAGSRSAAAIVDDLTDEFGGGGGGSDRFAQAGGFDAPLEVVVDWLE
- a CDS encoding helix-turn-helix domain-containing protein; the encoded protein is MAKYSTGASSGGGGTTCELCGAESESLRTATIAGAELEVCPDCAPHDDANHGATRGGSSASDAREETSRKKRAAQNVAKANPVWDGDSEHWEREGTNYDDDPLPYLVSNYGDRLVEARQDAGLQREELAAELGAREADLLAIEQGRATQAGVGGGLIDALEEHLDVDLAE
- a CDS encoding mandelate racemase/muconate lactonizing enzyme family protein; amino-acid sequence: MGVDYSQLRDPNAEYTMRDLSAETMDVTRERGGGRDVEITDVQTTMVDGNFPWTLVRVYTDAGIVGTGEAYWGAGVPELVERMKPFVVGENPLDIDRLYEHLVQKMSGEGSVEGVTVTAISGIEIALHDLAGKILEVPAYQLLGGKYRDHMRVYCDCHTEEEADPEACADEAERVVEELGYDALKFDLDVPSGLEKDRANRHLRPGEIRHKAEIVEQVTERVKDRADVAFDCHWTFSGGSAKRLAEAIEEYDVWWLEDPVPPENLEVQEEVTKSTTTPITVGENRYRVTEERRLIEQQAVDIVAPDMPKVGGMRETRKIADVANQYYVPVAMHNVSSPVATVASAHVGAAIPNSLAVEYHSYELGWWEDLVEEDVIEDGYIEIPEKPGLGVTLDMDAVEEHMVEGEELFD